TTTAGATCTTTacacgtgtttttttttcttccttcctaaTTCATAGGACATAGGACATAGCACATTTAATGATTAGAGTTatcaaacaattaaaaagatactCTTTTTATTCCTATCTGAGGCAGAAAATAGTCACGAAGTAAAAATCTAACTCAACATATTTCTTATTCCATTTCTAATACCGGAAACACGAATACGGAAAGATCTATTAAGTGTGAAATGCAGCTTTCAAAACCTAacgaaatgatttttcaaagaatgtaTACCTTCTAGTATGTTATACATACTCATTGAGTGAatcacaatataaaaatacaaatcgaaggtttttttttttccccttttctttcgtttccattTATCGTTAACTTtctgatcttttttttcttctttcctttcactTCTTTATCGTGCAACAATGTCTTTTATAAAATGCACTTCATTAGAATAAGTTACTTCTCTTTAACGTTTCTTTGATAACTGTGTATGTGTTTCTCattttgtttgaattaattaattgataattcctTACTGATACAACGTCTCACAACGATTGcgtcttttcttatttcaaattatataacactAAATGCTTCTCCCTGATTAATTAGTTTTTCAAAACGGCAATTAATGACATGTGCAATAgagcttttaaatatttcatggtGAAAGTAACTATTCTTGAATGTGCGAATCACCTAATATCACTGACATCTCGATTGTCCATATACATGTGTGACAGAAAAACAATTGTATCCTAACCACGCATGTACAAATAGCCACATATTGCTATAATACCCCCACCAACAATTGCAGCGCCTATGCCTATTGTAAGAGGTTTAAATAATGACCTCTTGAGCTTCTGCCATTCTTCAGTCTCTTTTTGACGACGTTTCATCTCTCGTACTTGTGCTGCCAAgcgttctttcttctctttattaCGATGACGTATTTCGTTTTTCCTATTTACatgaaataagatattaaaagataaaagaaagatattcagaaatgaataaatacattctttttttctcgaataactTACATATCTGGACTGGACGGAGGACTAATTGTTTGTATAGAATTTTCACCGTCACTGGTATTATCATTAGGCACTACGACACCGTCAGAATTTTGTTCATGTACATTGTTTGTGATTACTGTAGAGTTTACACCAGTTTGTAGATTGGATGTAATGGATGTCTCTGTTTGAATTGATGGTTCTCTAGGCAATGGTTTATCAGGTGGTCCAGTTAATTCATctgatatcaaaaaaaaaaaaaaaaaaaaaagaaaaattacgtttTGAAAATTACTTTAGTCATTCAATTCATCATTCACATACCATTTCTTGATATTGTGCTCGAAGTTAAATCTGCCATCATGCTACGTGTTAAGGATTCACCTCTTGGAGGTGGCAAAGGAGGTGGTTCATCTTCCTCTTCATTTGAAGAATTACTAATATTACTTACCACATCGTAATGATTTGAcactatttcattattaatattctgtaaATATCACAGTAGTTAGTGACAGTTAGGAATTGCAATGCAACCACAGTAGcacaatattattagaattaatttatattatatatagacaaTTATGTGCTatacaaagataaaatatttacatggaACATACAACAAACAATAGGTTAATTCAGAAAGGAAAAACTAATAACATTGTACCACTGTGAATTGGTATTAGTTACCACGTTATTGGATGGCAATTGTTTTGCTCCTTCAATGATAGCAGCATATGAAAATCTCAATTGATCTGGTGTTTGAATTAAACCCATTCTAGATCTTctcatttctattaatatatctctAATATTCACTGAATTCAATCCATTTTCttcaatctataataaaaaagcaatCTCTTctctgtaattttaaaatttttttctttaatataaataatacttaccAAAACAAGGCAGGTATCAACTAAACAAAATGTTCCTGATCTTCCAATTCCTGCGGAACAATGTACCACAGGAGGGCCAACATTTTGATCTAATGTTCCTGATTGCCTAACatctgttaaaaaatttaaaaaagctgTAGGACTTTGTGGAACGCCAAAATCTGGCCAAGTGGTAtagtgaaaatgaaatatttctctacTTTCTTTTGTTTCCAAATCGGTTAACctgtaaaataatgaattatatatattttttcaaatacattgaatatataaaaatatatttataatttataattcttaatttattttcatactttAATATTCTAGTTGTATAATCCGATGATTCTGTTTtactgatatattttattttcataccaACATCCGGAAATATCATTGTATTAATCACGGATTCGCCAAGAGGCCAATACTGATAACACTTAACATGattcttttcgattattttatttaacattaacacAGCTTTAGAATTTTGCTCCCATATCATTAACCAGAAATGGCCAGCAGTATTTTCCAATGGTCCTTGTGTAAGAATATATTGTCTACGGGCATGATCTacctgtaataaaaataattttattatatctttttttttttattaaaattaaatatcttgataCAATATCTACCTGTATGAGATTAGCATTGATATAATCACATGGGCCTTTTTTAAGAACAATTCTACTATGATCATATGGTAAAACATCTCTGTaacgattcaaatttttgttttgtggCTTCTTTGATTCATTACATGTGTATGTAAAATTGCTGCATTCATTACGTATATGCTGTAAAAGTAATAttctcatttataattatacgatatcttataaaaggaaaaacataaaataattttcatttgtctaggggaaaaaataatgtttaatatttctaaaaaaaaaaattttatttcatttatataaatcacagtagtatcaaatatatagcatatatattttgaatcaagATATTTGAccttgataataaaattgtgcaCAATTcatgcaatatttaataatctttctgTGAAAACTACTTTCCAAGAAAATAAACAGATAGGTCAGGGAATTGAGAACAATTCATGCATTGTAAATATCGGCAGAAAAACGAATGTTAGGGAGTAtgcaataaagaataaattcctggatttgttattgtattgaattatatcgatgtacgataaatctaatttattcgtaaaacttaaattaatcGAGCACATTTCCGGAATGACGAAAATCACGAAGGAAGTTGTATGCGATCAAGAATGGGTccataagataaataaatcaaaacttGATAACAGACATGTGATATATATAGTGCTACACAGGTTTCTCATTCACGAGCACGAAAGACCGTTAAAAATTCACAAGCGTACGGTGAGATTTCACTACAGATGATAACGTGTTGATACCtatatgattttcaattgGCAAATAAACATCGTTAAACGAGATTGAACAAGATTTCATAACTTGTGCATCATCGGCAATTAATGGCCGTGTTAGCGGAAAACAATTTTACGATGCAGTTTAGATTACTGGCTATTAAAAAGATTGACATTCATGGATAGATTGGCGTTTCTCGCGGAAACCGGAAGAAAAGACGTAAAaacggaagaagaaggagaggaagtgGCGATCTTTACCTGATAGAGAATTGCCCAGGCTCCTTTCGAATTGATCTCAAGATATTCAGTTTCTACATTACTAATCCCTTGCTCGCACGTCTCTTGGCTGGTCATTCTGTCGGCTCGTTCGCGACTCGGTCTCTCCGGCGCTCGAAAACGGCAAAACGAGACGAAGCACGCGAAGAGGCTGGGCCCCGGCCGCGCACGATCTTGCTCTCTCTGTCTCCGAGAAAAAGGCGTCTCAGGCACGGAGCGGTGCCATGCGTGACGCGGATTCTTGCGAAGGGCAGCCCCCGCCGCACGGGAGACGAAAACGTGTCAGCACAACTCTTCAGACGTAGGTACACCTTCGCTCTCTATCGTACACACTGCACCACTCGCGAACTCAACCACCACCGATCGCCTTCACCTCCACTGCTACCAGCGCGAAATAAGAGCTATCGTGCTGACATCTTTAGAAAATTGGattttctatctctctctttttctctctttttctttgttactACTACTAAATGAAATCGGGGCAATGATCGTCGCCATATTGTAGTAATCTACGCATGCGTTTTAATGAGCGCCAAATAGAATTTCgttttctgaaataaatttttaaaaaatattttcgaaaatatcttatgaaaatatttatgtacgaaatagatttaatttatcacaTAGTGAActgtatacttttataatacattattttaaataaattattacattattataaacaaattatgttgtattaaattcaacagattaagatttaatagattgtattaaattcaatagatcaagattaaatattcttgaaattaatatttcgcaagcaagctttattttttttattaatgtttgtgttcaaaatataaaaaaacaaaatgctTGGTAGTGATGTTTACAAAATTgtgctttaattttattaaatattgattataaataattacacattatatttcacaattataaattaaaaagagaaaatcttattttatgattttttttttcctattcaatgtatgaaaaaaaatataaatattattacaaagaaaaatgattattttataaaatataaaaataaaaagaaaacatataatttaaataaatattctaacactgatatttacaattaaaaaaaaagtaaaatttatacttttgtaAGCGATCTTAATTGCAATTAtggataaaattacttttcctttgcaatttttgacattacattatcatttttttcagtttcCGTACTTTTTCTCTTAGCTGACTCTGCAGACCCTTTCTTCAACCAAGAAGCCATAAAACTACTAGAGttgctttttttctcttcactGTACATAATAGAATTAGTAAATCAATAGTCTAGCATGTCACTTCACAGGATTAAAAGTTCATAATTCGAATAGAGAAAAGTTAATTGTActgttttatatacatttatatacatacatggactttttctcttttctgcaatcttcatttttacataatacattGTTTACAAGAGTTGAGACCGTATGCCAATTTAAATCACCATCtgataatgttaatttatttaatttgtcaaCAACTTCATCTATTGTTAGTTTTTCATTCAACCAAatctgtaacaaaaaaaaaaaataaataaataaatccattgtaatattaatttatcttgaaaaacattgaaatatataatataaataaaataaaagaaatttttttcaatatgcaTTCAACACCTTCATTTTCTTACCTGTGAATCTTgttctttgtttaaaaaaatgggTACACGATTATGTAACCAAGACAGAATACTATTTGATTCAGTTGTAATTATTGTACAactgtatattattttcccctaaaatataatttatttctatagttgtacatttatattttacgtataaaCCTAATACATTGAATTTACTTCTccagttttaaatatattaaaaattcctgcCATCTTTAAAAGCTTAAATCCTTTCCAACCAGTTTCTTCAGACCATTCATCTTTCCATGTCGAAGAATCATCCGCTCTTACTCCTTTCTCTTGAGtagcataaatataatatggttGTTTAGATTCTTTTTTGGTTTTTCCAGCTTTCCATTCGTAATAACCTTCACAAAGCACAATGCATCTTTGTCCTTTACGAAGTGGTGTTCCatataatttggaatttttaatattttctagacGTGCGTTATGCGttgataaattatgttttctGTAATCtccctaaaaattaaaaaaaatttttttttttaaattatcaattattatcatattatactgtaaaaaaaacataataaatacgttgacatttgaataaatattctttgtatTAACTTGTCGAAATTAAACTGATAACCACGTGAGCGTATCTCTATTCATGAAATGTCATTTAATCTTGTTTGTAAATACTGACCTCGTGCCAAGGGGGAATCATACTCCACATCATAGCACAAAGAACTTGTTCGTCCTCTTTGCCAAAGTGTAAGCCGGAAATAATGCAAGGAAGAGCATCTTTAGGTCCGATATTAGTAGATGGAACATATTCGATGTCAGTTTTGGTCCATGATGTTGTGCGTCGTTTGCCAGTTGCATCCTTGTAATCACAAGCGCGACATAAACTATCTGGATTTAAAGAACTGTAAAATTATTGGTAAATTTTCTACATTATTAGAAGATCGTGATATTTTTGTGTTATttgatatgaattaattattgaaattatacgataaaattaCTTACCAAGCTGCTCGACCACACATGTTTCTCGCGCCACTCTATCTATTTGAATGTACTAATGCCACCTACGCTGGATTATCCGGCgggaatttgtaaatatttaaaaatatttatataattacaaaaaaaaagtatatatataaaattttattttatttatagaaaaatatataaaattcttcaatagagaaaaatatttttgaaagataaaaattttacaaaggatatataaataagaaaaacattaTAGAACAAAGAAAGGTAAGATTatagaacaaagaaaaattgtgaaattagcGTCATCTCTATAGTGTCACAAATGAAACTCAACATAGacaaaaaaagcaaataaaaaaaaatataaaaatagtatagaTTAAGAACTAATGTCatctctttaaaataaaaaaagatatttttttaaaataagataaaaacaaaataagataagaactgttagcgccatctcttgaagACCAAAgacatttctttaaaaatagaataaaatgaaataagaattgaaaactCGTGCCATCTCTTAACtgcttttaaaaagattttttggatattttggaCAAGAGATGGCGCAGtataatcaattcttattctatttcttgttatttttttcatttgcggcactctgaagatggcgttaatttcaatatttttattctatttcttcatctattatttttattacaatattatggTCTTGAATATTATCTCttgttcattttatatataatatattcataaggagattctaaagaaagaaaaaggaggataatttcttataatcattccacaaaaataatatatattttatttagtattatttttaaaaattctaaaattcataatttttatttacaattgatTCGATtgacataataaaatagaaaataacgtATTAATCGATAAGGCTCATAGATATGAAATTTGTCTTTATTCACTGTACATTTTCTTACATACAAAAAGTGCAATGCCTTTAAAAATTGGTCACAATAATTGACTTAATTGCGCACAGAATATCCATTCGTGTACACAAGCGTttcacgattatatatatatgaaaataaaataatttctttacaatttacaatGTTATATACAATTTGTGTTCATAGttgttctaaatttaatactttgttGCACTGTAGAATTGTCAAAAAATAgaggaaatctttttttatttgcgtTCACTCGCTCAATATTTTTGCACGTGTGAATAACAACGAACGTCGATTTCAACGTCATTTCTAATCTCGTCAAAGAACAACaatgtataaattacaaaatatccaATTACAAATACGACAATTCATTCTTAGCACCGTTTCATGtctataattaacattaattacacaatatataagcaaactttcttctctctttacaATTTCACGCATTAAAAGTgagtttttatacattattatctttaaaatcggctagatttatattacattagtGGCAAGAAACATCACATcacaaaaatagaaatcgtGCGTTTCTGTCAGGAACGTTGTCGTTGATGTAACAAAATcttaatatatcattgatGTGATCACGCTCTCTCCATTCTCTCAACATTTTCACGTTAAATTATCTCACGTGTATTTCCGTTGTATTTCCTGTCGTTTCGTAACGATACATTTGACTTTAATCGATCGGTAAGAAATCTTTACGAGtttaatcacaattttttctcttcttcataGAACACTGCATAAATTGTATAACTTCCACGTTTGTGAATGAGAGGCTCGATAGAAAGACACGAGATTCTTTTCCAAGACAAGGAAACACGATAAACAATTTACATATCAttcataaataagaatttatacagaaaatattctaattttaatatctcttttCAATCGATCCTTTTCAAAACGATTCCTTTAGACTTGTCTTACAACTTTCTTCTCGAGTCTCTCAAAAACATGTACAAAgtgtcaaaaataaattttataggaaTCTATTCGTACAAATTCTTGCCTACAGCTCGCgttaatctctctctcgaaatccatcgatcgaaattccTCGCGGTCCGTCCACGtcggataaattttcaaacgaaacGACACGCGATACTTTGAAACCAGTCGATGAACAATTTAACCGGGCGGAAGGGTTTCATTCCACTTAACATTTTTCCATTGTGGGAACTGTTCCTCGGGCGCTGGAGGAACGCTGCCGCGATTTCACCGGTAATGCGAAAAATGCATAGGAATTAGCGGGTTGGCGGTGTGCGCGGGGATAAGGACATTTTTCGGTGGCGGAGCGACGACAAAGGTATTTCGTAGACACTCCCGTCCATAAGTCACCGGACGCTTACACGAACGAACCTAAGGATTGCAACGTGACACGCTGACGCTTATTTTGCAAACGAACCTTATATTTTAACGATACcaatatatacgaaaatacGTAATTACATACGATTTACAATTAAGATAGAAAGgaacaaatttacaaatttgaattaCTAATCTGTTAGCtgtgttttaaaaattgttacaaactGTGCGGGGGAAAATGAAAGGAGTTACACGGTTAACAGATTAATACATGGATAAATTTACGCGTTTAAATAGTGAAGAGATATCCGACTGACTTTTAACCAGGAGCGTTCGATCGCATAAAATCGACGAAAGGAAGAGGCGAAAGTGTGCGGATCGCCAACACGTATCTCAATATCTCGCCGTTCGATCTTTCTGGCCTCGGTTGCCTCGCTATATTTACatgtataatttacatatccCGTGTAGCAGGGGCGAAGATGGTGCGCGCTCCACCTTCTCCTCTTCGACCGGGTTCCACGTCGATCCAGAAATTTCGCCAACAAGccgaattctttcttttttactacGAAATGACGCTTCTTCGAAGAATTTCGAGACTCTCCTCGCCGAGAGATGGTGGAAACTTTGCATTTTGGACggagatttctttttactcgttcttttttttctctcgcatTGGAGTTtactattttgaaaaatactttaaacgctttaaactgaaaaaagaaaattgattcacGCAATTAacgagaatataaatttcttctggAAACGCGAAATGCGGAAGAAGATCCCCTTTTGTCGGGGAAGAAAGCGAAACTTTAATTAAGCGTGGCCACCGAAACGAATTCCATAATATCCGTTTTCGTTCGCGTAACACACGGCCGAACGATAAGAAACCAGCGATCGGACAGCGCGCCTCGTTCGTGGGATTTTTTTCCGTGGCGGAATAATGCGCCACCCcaccgcctctctctctctctctctccccccctatCGCCATTGTGACCGCGGGGGCgcaattaattattgcaaGTTGCATCGTTGCATCTGTTGTTGCGCGGATCCGCGTTCCCCCTCCTGTGTGTGCGTTAAAGAGGAGAGCCGCCAACGATTTTTCGACCGTTCGACGAAGCGTTTTGCCCATTCTTTGTCGCGCCGAACTGGTAATTTACGGCCACGCGCGTAATTTACGTCGATTTATTCGGGATTAAACCAAAGTGgccgaaaaatttcattccctttcaaatttattcctcCACGATCCGTGTTTTAAATAAGGAGTAAGTTGGGAgtaatgtttgaaaatttagtgAT
This genomic interval from Apis mellifera strain DH4 linkage group LG7, Amel_HAv3.1, whole genome shotgun sequence contains the following:
- the LOC408900 gene encoding tyrosine-protein phosphatase non-receptor type 61F; protein product: MCGRAACSLNPDSLCRACDYKDATGKRRTTSWTKTDIEYVPSTNIGPKDALPCIISGLHFGKEDEQVLCAMMWSMIPPWHEGDYRKHNLSTHNARLENIKNSKLYGTPLRKGQRCIVLCEGYYEWKAGKTKKESKQPYYIYATQEKGVRADDSSTWKDEWSEETGWKGFKLLKMAGIFNIFKTGEGKIIYSCTIITTESNSILSWLHNRVPIFLNKEQDSQIWLNEKLTIDEVVDKLNKLTLSDGDLNWHTVSTLVNNVLCKNEDCRKEKKSIEEKKSNSSSFMASWLKKGSAESAKRKSTETEKNDNVINKEKERKREKHIRNECSNFTYTCNESKKPQNKNLNRYRDVLPYDHSRIVLKKGPCDYINANLIQVDHARRQYILTQGPLENTAGHFWLMIWEQNSKAVLMLNKIIEKNHVKCYQYWPLGESVINTMIFPDVGMKIKYISKTESSDYTTRILKLTDLETKESREIFHFHYTTWPDFGVPQSPTAFLNFLTDVRQSGTLDQNVGPPVVHCSAGIGRSGTFCLVDTCLVLIEENGLNSVNIRDILIEMRRSRMGLIQTPDQLRFSYAAIIEGAKQLPSNNVNINNEIVSNHYDVVSNISNSSNEEEDEPPPLPPPRGESLTRSMMADLTSSTISRNDELTGPPDKPLPREPSIQTETSITSNLQTGVNSTVITNNVHEQNSDGVVVPNDNTSDGENSIQTISPPSSPDMKNEIRHRNKEKKERLAAQVREMKRRQKETEEWQKLKRSLFKPLTIGIGAAIVGGGIIAICGYLYMRG